From one Equus asinus isolate D_3611 breed Donkey chromosome 5, EquAss-T2T_v2, whole genome shotgun sequence genomic stretch:
- the FILIP1L gene encoding filamin A-interacting protein 1-like isoform X4 gives MVVDEQQRLTAQLALQRQKIHDLTTSAKETHAKLALAEARVQEEEQKATRLEKELQTQTTEFHQNQEAIMAKLTNEDSQNRQLRQKLAALSRQIDELEETNRSLRKAEEELQDIKEKINKGEYGNSGIMAEVEELRKRVLEMEGKDEELIKMEEQCRDLNKRLEKETSQSKDFKLEVEKLNKRITALEKLEDAFNKSKQECYSLKCNLEKERMTTKQLSQELESLKVRIKELEAIESRLEKTEFTLKEDLTKLKTLTVMLVDERKTMSEKLKQTEDKLQAASSQLQVEQNKVTTVTEKLIEETKRALKSKTDAEEKMYSVTKERDDLKNKLKAEEEKGNDLLSKVNMLKNRLQSLEAIEKDFLKNKLNQDSSRSTTALHQENNKIKELSQEVERLKLKLKDMKAIEDDLMKTEDEYETLERRYANERDKAQFLSEELEHVKMELAKYKLAEKTESSHEQWLFKRLQEEEAKSGHLSREVDALKEKIHEYMATEDLICHLQGDHSVLQKKLNQQENRNRDLGREIESLTKELERYRHFSKSLRPSFNGRRISDPQVFSKEVQTEAVDSEPPDYKSLIPLERAVINGQLYEESEDQDEDPNDDESVLSFKCNSSTSCPVNRKLWIPWMKSKEGHPQNGKIQTKPNGNFVQPGDLVLSHTPGQPLHIKVTPDHVQNTATLEITSPTTESPHSYTSTAVIPNCGTPKQRITILQNASITPVKSKTSAEGLMNLEQGVSPITMATFARAQTPESCGSITPERTMSPIQVLAVTGSASSPEQGRSPEPIEISAKHAIFRVSPDRQSSWQFQRSNSNSSSVITTEDNKIHIHLGSPYMQAVASPVRPASPSTPPQDNRTQGLTNGALNKTTNKVTSSITITPTATTLPRQSQITIKEVCKQRISTRLPKPKSTSFTKLSPKAPTGPMDKPLDHTGCGKLQVIRTVTSNTFLHMGGKSSDNPRGCPSTER, from the coding sequence ATGGTGGTAGACGAACAACAAAGGCTGACAGCACAGCTTGCCCTTCAAAGACAGAAAATCCACGACCTAACCACAAGTGCGAAGGAAACACATGCTAAACTAGCCCTTGCTGAAGCCAGAGTTCAGGAAGAAGAGCAGAAGGCAACCAGACTAGAGAAGGAACTGCAAACACAGACCACAGAGTTTCACCAGAACCAAGAAGCAATTATGGCGAAGCTCACCAATGAGGACAGCCAAAATCGCCAGCTTCGACAAAAGTTGGCAGCACTCAGCCGGCAAATTGATGAGTTAGAAGAGACAAACAGGTCTTTACGAAAAGCAGAAGAGGAGCTgcaagatataaaagaaaaaatcaacaagggaGAATATGGAAACTCTGGTATCATGGCTGAGGTGGAGGAGCTCAGGAAACGTGTACTAGAAATGGAAGGGAAGGATGAAGAGCTCATAAAAATGGAGGAGCAGTGCAGAGATCTCAATAAGAGGCTCGAAAAGGAAACATCACAGAGTAAAGACTTTAAACTCGAGGTTGAAAAACTCAATAAAAGGATTACGGCTCTAGAAAAATTAGAAGATGCTTTcaacaaaagcaaacaagaatGTTACTCTCTGAAAtgcaatttagaaaaagaaaggatgaccACAAAGCAGTTGTCTCAAGAATTGGAGAGTTTAAAAGTAAGGATCAAAGAGCTAGAAGCCATTGAAAGTCGGCTGGAAAAGACAGAATTCACTCTAAAAGAGGATTTAACTAAACTGAAAACATTAACTGTGATGCTGGTAGATGAACGGAAAACAATGAGTGAAAAATTGAAGCAAACTGAAGATAAGTTACAAGCTGCTTCTTCTCAACTTCAAGTGGAGCAAAATAAAGTGACAACGGTTACTGAGAAGTTAATTGAGGAAACTAAGAGGGCACTGAAGTCCAAAACTGATGCGGAAGAAAAAATGTACAGTGTAACCAAGGAGAGAGATGATCTGAAAAACAAACTGAAAGccgaagaagagaaaggaaacgaTCTCCTGTCCAAAGTTAATATGTTGAAAAATAGGCTTCAATCATTGGAAGCAATTGAGAAAGATTtcctgaaaaacaaattaaatcaagATTCTAGTAGGTCCACAACAGCATTACACCAAGAAAACAATAAGATTAAAGAGCTCTCTCAAGAAGTGGAAAGACTGAAACTGAAGTTAAAGGATATGAAAGCTATTGAGGACGACCTCATGAAAACAGAAGATGAGTATGAAACCCTAGAACGAAGGTATGCTAACGAACGAGACAAAGCTCAATTTTTATCTGAAGAGCTGGAACATGTTAAAATGGAACTTGCCAAGTACAAGTTAGCAGAAAAGACAGAGTCCAGCCATGAACAATGGCTTTTCAAAAGGCTTCAAGAAGAAGAAGCTAAATCAGGGCACCTCTCAAGAGAAGTGGATGCACTGAAAGAGAAAATTCATGAATACATGGCAACTGAGGACCTGATATGTCACCTCCAGGGAGATCATTCAGTTCTGCAAAAGAAACtcaatcaacaagaaaacaggaaCAGAGATTTAGGAAGAGAGATTGAAAGCCTCACTAAAGAGTTAGAGAGGTACCGGCATTTCAGTAAGAGCCTCCGGCCAAGTTTCAATGGAAGAAGAATCTCTGACCCTCAAGTATTTTCTAAAGAAGTTCAAACAGAAGCAGTAGACAGTGAGCCACCCGATTACAAGAGTCTCATTCCTTTGGAACGAGCAGTTATCAACGGTCAGTTATATGAGGAGAGTGAGGACCAGGATGAGGACCCTAATGATGACGAATCCGTGCTGTCCTTCAAATGCAACTCATCTACTTCCTGTCCTGTTAACAGGAAGCTATGGATTCCTTGGATGAAATCCAAAGAGGGCCATCCtcagaatggaaaaatacaaactaaacCCAATGGCAATTTCGTGCAACCTGGAGATCTAGTCCTAAGCCACACACCTGGGCAGCCACTTCATATAAAGGTTACTCCAGACCATGTCCAAAACACAGCTACTCTTGAAATCACAAGTCCGACCACAGAGAGTCCTCACTCTTACACAAGCACAGCAGTGATACCAAACTGTGGTACCCCAAAGCAAAGGATAACCATCCTCCAAAACGCCTCCATAACACCAGTGAAATCTAAAACCTCTGCTGAAGGCCTCATGAATTTAGAGCAAGGCGTGTCCCCAATTACCATGGCAACCTTTGCCAGAGCCCAGACCCCAGAGTCTTGTGGTTCCATAACTCCAGAAAGGACAATGTCACCTATTCAGGTTTTGGCTGTGACTGGTTCAGCTAGCTCTCCTGAGCAGGGACGCTCCCCAGAGCCAATAGAAATCAGTGCCAAGCACGCGATTTTCAGAGTCTCCCCTGACCGGCAGTCATCATGGCAATTTCAACGTTCAAACAGTAATAGTTCAAGTGTGATAACTACTGAGGATAATAAAATCCACATTCACTTAGGAAGTCCTTACATGCAAGCTGTAGCCAGCCCCGTGAGACCTGCCAGCCCTTCAACACCACCACAGGATAACCGAACTCAAGGCTTAACTAATGGGGCATTAAATAAAACCACCAATAAAGTCACCAGCAGTATTACTATCACACCAACAGCCACAACTCTTCCTCGACAATCACAAATTACA